One Aneurinibacillus migulanus genomic region harbors:
- the tsf gene encoding translation elongation factor Ts, producing MAISASMVKELRERTGAGMMDCKKALQEADGDMEKAVDILREKGIAKAAKKSDRVAAEGLTSVETQGNVGVIVEVNSETDFVAKNENFQSFVKEISEHLLSQRPANVEEALGQAFKGAGASLQEVLNEKISTIGENMNIRRFEILEKADGNLFGHYLHMGGRIGVLIELANTTNEELARDLAMQIAAAKPTYVKRDEVDASELDREREVLTAQALNEGKPENIVQKMVEGRLNKYYEEVCLVEQTFVKDSDKKVKDLLKANNTDVVRFVRYEVGEGIEKKADNFVEEVMAQTKKQ from the coding sequence ATGGCAATTAGTGCAAGCATGGTAAAAGAACTGCGTGAAAGAACAGGCGCAGGCATGATGGATTGTAAAAAAGCGCTGCAAGAGGCAGATGGAGACATGGAAAAAGCAGTCGACATTCTCCGCGAAAAAGGCATCGCGAAGGCTGCGAAAAAATCAGATCGTGTTGCTGCGGAAGGTCTTACTTCTGTTGAGACACAAGGAAACGTTGGCGTTATCGTTGAAGTGAACTCCGAAACGGACTTCGTAGCTAAAAACGAAAACTTTCAAAGCTTCGTAAAAGAAATCTCCGAACATCTGCTGAGTCAACGTCCGGCAAATGTAGAAGAAGCGCTCGGACAGGCTTTTAAAGGCGCAGGCGCATCACTGCAAGAAGTGCTCAATGAGAAAATCTCAACTATTGGCGAAAACATGAATATCCGCCGTTTTGAAATTCTTGAAAAAGCGGATGGTAACCTGTTTGGCCATTACCTGCACATGGGTGGACGCATCGGCGTACTGATTGAACTTGCTAACACAACGAATGAAGAGTTGGCAAGAGATCTGGCTATGCAAATCGCCGCTGCAAAACCAACTTACGTAAAACGTGATGAAGTCGATGCAAGTGAGCTTGACAGAGAACGCGAAGTTCTGACTGCACAAGCATTGAATGAAGGCAAGCCAGAGAACATTGTACAAAAAATGGTGGAAGGCCGCCTGAATAAATATTATGAAGAAGTTTGCCTGGTTGAGCAAACATTCGTAAAAGACTCTGATAAAAAAGTAAAAGACTTGCTGAAGGCCAACAATACAGATGTTGTTCGCTTTGTTCGCTATGAAGTAGGCGAAGGCATTGAGAAAAAAGCCGACAACTTTGTTGAAGAAGTAATGGCACAAACAAAAAAACAATAA
- the pyrH gene encoding UMP kinase: protein MPLPAYKRVVLKLSGEALAGNVGYGIDSDVITSISKQIKEIVELGVQVAIVVGGGNIWRGLAGSAKGIDRTTADYMGMLATVMNSLALQDGLERAGVPTRVQTSIEMRQVAEPYIRRKAVRHLEKNRVVIFAAGTGNPYFSTDTTAALRAAEIEAEVILMAKNKVDGVYSADPAIDPNAEKYDNLTYLEVLNKGLGVMDSTASSLCMDNHLPLLVFSIMEEGNIKRAIMGEKIGTIVKGE, encoded by the coding sequence ATGCCACTTCCCGCGTACAAGCGAGTTGTATTAAAATTAAGCGGAGAGGCGCTTGCCGGAAATGTCGGATACGGTATCGATTCCGATGTTATTACGTCGATTTCTAAGCAGATTAAAGAAATTGTGGAGTTGGGTGTGCAAGTTGCTATTGTTGTCGGTGGCGGTAATATTTGGCGCGGTTTAGCTGGAAGCGCAAAAGGAATCGATCGCACCACAGCCGACTATATGGGCATGCTGGCTACCGTGATGAACAGCTTGGCACTACAGGATGGACTGGAGCGTGCTGGCGTTCCGACTCGAGTGCAAACCTCGATTGAAATGCGGCAAGTTGCCGAACCGTACATAAGAAGAAAAGCCGTTCGTCATCTGGAGAAGAATCGGGTCGTGATTTTTGCGGCAGGTACGGGAAATCCGTATTTCTCCACTGATACGACGGCAGCGCTCCGCGCGGCAGAGATTGAAGCTGAAGTTATTCTGATGGCGAAGAACAAAGTGGATGGCGTATATTCCGCCGATCCTGCCATTGATCCTAACGCTGAGAAGTATGATAACCTCACATATTTGGAAGTGCTGAACAAAGGATTGGGCGTTATGGATTCCACTGCTTCAAGTCTTTGTATGGATAATCATCTTCCACTCCTTGTTTTCTCAATTATGGAAGAGGGAAATATTAAACGAGCCATTATGGGCGAAAAAATTGGTACGATTGTGAAAGGAGAATAA
- a CDS encoding phosphatidate cytidylyltransferase: MERLKTRVITGILWGAGFLLVVYLGGIWYTALVFFLATLAYYELIRMNHIRLMDWHGLTGLVFLWLLLFPNLVWEGNMLRGDAVFLFVLLLLFITVASKNRVEYQHIAYLLFSSFYLGFGFHFMNETRIVNGLAITLAIVFSTWATDTGAYFVGKARGKTKLWPAISPNKTIEGSLGGVFLAVVTMILFSFITDSLTISQALLIGLVISVSGQIGDLMESAIKRTLNVKDSGSILPGHGGVLDRLDSLIVVFPVLHLLQLL; the protein is encoded by the coding sequence GTGGAACGCTTGAAAACACGGGTGATTACGGGAATTTTGTGGGGGGCCGGCTTTCTCCTCGTTGTTTATTTAGGAGGCATCTGGTACACTGCCCTTGTTTTTTTTCTTGCTACGCTTGCTTATTATGAATTAATTCGGATGAATCATATCCGGCTGATGGACTGGCATGGACTGACCGGGCTTGTTTTCTTATGGCTTTTGCTATTCCCCAACTTGGTGTGGGAAGGAAACATGCTGAGAGGCGATGCCGTATTTTTGTTTGTTCTGCTTTTGCTGTTTATTACCGTAGCCTCTAAAAACCGGGTCGAATACCAACATATTGCTTATCTTTTGTTCAGCTCGTTTTATCTTGGCTTCGGCTTTCATTTCATGAATGAGACGCGAATTGTAAACGGGCTTGCCATTACGCTGGCAATTGTATTTAGTACATGGGCGACCGATACCGGAGCGTATTTCGTAGGGAAAGCGCGCGGCAAAACAAAATTGTGGCCTGCAATCAGTCCAAATAAGACGATTGAAGGCTCACTTGGTGGCGTTTTTTTGGCGGTCGTTACCATGATTTTATTTTCATTTATTACCGATTCACTTACGATCTCGCAAGCATTGCTAATCGGACTTGTCATCTCGGTGAGTGGACAAATTGGCGATTTGATGGAATCCGCAATTAAACGCACGTTAAATGTAAAAGATTCAGGCTCTATTTTACCGGGTCATGGTGGCGTGCTTGACAGGCTGGATAGCCTTATTGTTGTTTTTCCCGTTCTGCATTTGCTTCAGTTGTTATAA
- a CDS encoding DUF342 domain-containing protein has protein sequence MEGSEHKVEQDAPKKTLTDMVRIRITKDKMQATMELVLDEEILFTYEELLHIVNENRVTFGIDEEMLRQVAASPYLFINETLVIAKGVPSVPGQDGRIELVVRPSEKKGPQEREDGSVDYYEVLHLLNVVKGQLLAKKIPPIKGEPGTNVSGETVPAKEGKEARFQIGKNVLLDQEKNNAYAVTDGQLSITERGRINVLSVFEVKGDVDFSVGNIDFIGNVVIHGNVHPGFTIKAGGDIKIAGSVESATLEAQGSIEIRGGVLGQFKGSVHAGTDVKTGFIQNATVKAENDVVVSQVIMHSNVSAGRDVICKATKGLIVGGTVQAGEKVIAKIIGNMTNTPTNIEVGVNPQLRTEMHTLKKEIKEFAESIHKSDQGLRFIDQLAVQGKLTPDKRAMQIKFTNAKLLAEKKYVQAKQRMQEIEEKLSGMDKVRVECWNVMYSGVKLAFGNEIRFIKENHSRSAFILGEDGQITSTLL, from the coding sequence ATGGAGGGATCCGAACACAAAGTGGAGCAGGATGCTCCAAAGAAGACGCTAACCGATATGGTAAGAATTCGGATCACCAAAGATAAAATGCAGGCGACAATGGAGTTAGTGCTTGACGAAGAGATTCTCTTTACATATGAAGAACTTTTGCATATTGTAAACGAGAATCGAGTAACCTTTGGAATTGATGAAGAGATGCTTCGTCAAGTGGCGGCGAGTCCGTATCTATTTATAAATGAAACGCTTGTAATTGCAAAGGGAGTTCCTTCTGTACCGGGACAGGATGGGCGCATTGAGTTAGTGGTGCGGCCTTCCGAAAAAAAAGGGCCGCAGGAACGGGAAGATGGAAGTGTGGATTACTATGAGGTCCTCCACTTGCTCAATGTGGTCAAAGGACAATTGTTGGCTAAGAAAATTCCTCCTATTAAGGGAGAGCCGGGAACGAATGTAAGCGGGGAGACCGTGCCGGCGAAAGAGGGCAAAGAAGCACGCTTCCAAATTGGGAAAAATGTATTGCTGGATCAAGAGAAGAACAATGCATACGCTGTGACAGATGGCCAGCTTTCCATTACGGAAAGAGGAAGAATTAACGTGCTGTCTGTTTTCGAAGTAAAAGGTGATGTCGATTTTAGTGTAGGCAATATCGATTTCATTGGAAATGTCGTTATACATGGCAACGTGCACCCCGGCTTCACAATTAAAGCAGGTGGAGACATTAAAATTGCGGGCAGTGTAGAAAGTGCAACTCTTGAAGCTCAAGGCTCGATTGAGATAAGAGGCGGTGTACTCGGCCAATTTAAAGGCAGCGTACATGCCGGCACGGATGTAAAAACGGGCTTTATTCAAAATGCGACAGTGAAAGCGGAAAACGACGTCGTTGTTTCGCAAGTCATTATGCACAGCAACGTTAGTGCGGGGCGAGATGTAATTTGTAAAGCTACAAAAGGGCTCATTGTTGGAGGGACGGTGCAAGCCGGAGAGAAAGTAATAGCTAAGATTATCGGCAATATGACAAATACCCCTACCAATATCGAAGTAGGAGTGAATCCGCAGCTTCGTACAGAAATGCACACTCTCAAAAAAGAAATAAAGGAGTTTGCTGAGTCCATTCACAAATCAGATCAGGGGCTCCGGTTCATCGATCAGTTAGCTGTGCAGGGTAAACTTACTCCCGACAAGCGGGCGATGCAGATTAAATTTACTAATGCTAAGCTATTAGCAGAGAAGAAATACGTGCAGGCAAAACAAAGAATGCAAGAAATCGAAGAGAAGCTAAGTGGGATGGATAAGGTCCGTGTTGAATGTTGGAACGTGATGTACAGTGGTGTCAAGCTCGCATTTGGAAACGAAATCCGCTTCATTAAAGAAAACCATAGCCGTTCAGCGTTCATTCTCGGAGAAGACGGTCAAATCACTTCAACGCTGCTGTAA
- the frr gene encoding ribosome recycling factor: MPQQVLKEAEERMDKAIASLKRELSTLRAGRATPSLLDRVTVDYYGSPTPVNQVANISTPEPRLIVIQPWEKTMLGPIEKAILKSDLGLTPTNDGNVIRIAIPALTEQRRMELVKLAKKSGEEAKVAVRNIRRDANDSIKKLEKNGDITEDDMKHHQDLVQKATDKHVNLVDQVVSDKEKEIMEV, translated from the coding sequence ATGCCACAGCAAGTGTTAAAAGAAGCTGAAGAAAGAATGGATAAGGCCATCGCTTCTTTAAAGCGAGAGCTAAGCACCCTGCGCGCCGGCAGAGCGACTCCTTCTCTACTGGATAGAGTAACGGTAGACTATTATGGGTCGCCGACGCCTGTAAATCAGGTAGCCAATATCAGTACCCCAGAACCGCGTCTTATCGTCATTCAACCGTGGGAGAAAACGATGCTTGGACCGATTGAAAAAGCAATTCTGAAGTCTGATCTAGGCCTAACACCAACCAATGACGGAAATGTCATCCGTATTGCTATCCCTGCGCTGACAGAACAGCGACGTATGGAGCTTGTAAAGCTGGCGAAAAAATCAGGTGAAGAAGCGAAAGTTGCTGTTCGTAATATTCGTCGTGATGCCAATGATTCAATTAAGAAATTAGAGAAGAATGGCGATATTACGGAAGATGATATGAAGCACCATCAGGATCTGGTACAGAAAGCAACTGATAAGCATGTAAACCTTGTGGACCAGGTTGTTTCTGATAAAGAAAAAGAAATCATGGAAGTGTAA
- a CDS encoding DUF6115 domain-containing protein, which produces MMTDIWLSALTIIVLLLALRLLKSGNGKQIEQEESAEGKFHTLITEFERENSELVRSIAQVKRMTDTQLTGVKEELASLQRQVGELMRQKEELLENIEQLQSSIGEFSKTTTTSTVAPLPQFLKDEYKDIPQLYAQGMSSLEIARKLGMGDGEVKIVIQMLKKQGFLAAE; this is translated from the coding sequence ATGATGACAGACATTTGGCTTTCGGCTCTTACCATTATTGTTTTATTGTTGGCACTGCGTCTTTTGAAAAGTGGCAATGGCAAACAGATAGAGCAAGAGGAAAGCGCTGAAGGTAAATTTCACACGCTGATAACAGAATTCGAACGAGAGAACAGCGAGCTGGTACGTTCCATTGCCCAGGTTAAGCGTATGACCGATACTCAGCTTACCGGTGTGAAAGAAGAGCTGGCCAGCTTGCAGCGGCAAGTGGGGGAGCTGATGCGGCAGAAAGAAGAGTTATTGGAAAACATAGAACAGTTGCAAAGCTCCATCGGCGAATTTTCCAAAACAACAACAACATCTACTGTTGCCCCCCTTCCCCAATTCCTAAAAGATGAATACAAAGACATCCCTCAATTATACGCACAAGGGATGTCTTCGCTTGAGATTGCCCGTAAACTTGGCATGGGAGACGGGGAAGTAAAGATAGTTATCCAGATGCTAAAAAAGCAAGGATTTCTTGCAGCAGAATAA
- a CDS encoding 1-deoxy-D-xylulose-5-phosphate reductoisomerase: MRKIAILGSTGSIGTQALDVIRQHPEQFSVVALAAGRNIDLLTEQAHEFQPQLVSVATKELAEKIQHQLPSNTKAVWGEEGALAAATHPDAVFVISAMVGSAGLLPTLAAIEARKEIGLANKETLVTAGHIVMRKAKEHDVSVIPIDSEHSAIFQCLQGEDRSAIRRLILTASGGSFRDLTREQLADVTVKEALAHPNWSMGAKVTIDSATMMNKGLEVIEAHWLFDLPYNKIDTILHKESIIHSMVEFTDRAVMAQLGTPDMRIPIQYAMTYPKRIPLETEPLDLMKVSQLHFTALDFDRYPCLAFAYEAGQKGGTMPTVLNGANEVAVARFLQGDIPFLAIEDTIAHAMAKHEVMENPGLEDIFEADRWARQIAEKYQPA; the protein is encoded by the coding sequence ATGAGAAAAATAGCCATCCTAGGTTCTACTGGATCGATAGGAACGCAGGCGCTTGACGTAATTCGGCAGCATCCTGAGCAGTTTTCGGTTGTCGCGCTTGCGGCCGGAAGGAATATTGACTTATTGACCGAACAGGCGCATGAATTTCAGCCGCAGCTTGTGTCGGTAGCAACGAAAGAACTGGCTGAAAAAATTCAACATCAATTACCTTCAAATACGAAAGCAGTTTGGGGAGAAGAAGGCGCACTTGCTGCAGCGACGCATCCCGATGCTGTTTTCGTCATTTCCGCCATGGTAGGCAGTGCGGGGCTTTTGCCTACACTTGCGGCCATTGAAGCAAGGAAAGAGATTGGTTTAGCCAACAAAGAAACACTTGTAACGGCTGGCCATATTGTAATGCGAAAAGCGAAAGAACATGACGTTTCTGTCATACCGATAGATAGTGAGCATTCCGCCATCTTCCAATGCTTGCAGGGAGAAGATAGGTCAGCTATACGCCGGCTTATCCTAACCGCATCCGGCGGTTCATTCCGGGATTTGACACGGGAGCAATTGGCGGATGTAACGGTCAAAGAGGCCCTGGCCCATCCGAATTGGAGCATGGGGGCTAAAGTTACGATTGATTCGGCTACAATGATGAATAAGGGTCTCGAAGTCATTGAGGCTCATTGGTTATTCGATTTGCCGTATAATAAAATTGATACGATTCTTCATAAGGAAAGCATTATCCACTCTATGGTGGAATTTACAGATCGGGCGGTAATGGCCCAGTTGGGCACCCCTGATATGCGCATTCCTATTCAGTATGCAATGACCTATCCGAAACGGATTCCACTGGAAACGGAGCCGCTTGATTTAATGAAAGTTTCCCAGCTTCATTTTACGGCTTTAGATTTTGACCGTTACCCATGTCTTGCTTTTGCCTATGAAGCAGGCCAAAAAGGCGGAACGATGCCGACCGTTTTAAACGGAGCTAATGAAGTGGCAGTCGCACGCTTTTTGCAGGGTGACATTCCGTTCCTGGCGATCGAGGATACGATCGCGCATGCGATGGCGAAGCATGAGGTTATGGAAAATCCGGGACTGGAGGATATTTTCGAGGCGGACCGGTGGGCACGTCAAATAGCGGAAAAGTATCAACCGGCCTGA
- a CDS encoding FliA/WhiG family RNA polymerase sigma factor — MARKPKKQIDIEKWKRWREEGDRQSEIGLIEQYLPLVNYVANRLAIGLPDTVDKDDLISFGRLGLLDALKKFDYTRGLQFETYGMWRIRGAMIDGLRENDVLPRSIRDKAKKIEEAYMQLEQQNLRAATDEEVSRHLNISVAELNQTMQDVAFASVFSLDEPIQDDEDQKHSRQAVITDEHAERPENALHKDQQKQILAEAIERLPPKERTIVSLFYYEECSLTEIAEIMGLSASRISQLHSKAIFRMRGSLQRAKDYLLNE, encoded by the coding sequence ATGGCGCGGAAACCAAAAAAGCAAATTGATATAGAGAAATGGAAACGCTGGCGGGAAGAAGGAGACCGGCAATCTGAGATCGGATTGATTGAACAATATTTGCCTCTTGTTAATTATGTTGCGAATCGATTGGCAATTGGGCTGCCTGATACGGTAGATAAAGATGATTTAATTAGCTTTGGAAGATTGGGTTTGCTGGATGCCTTGAAAAAATTTGATTACACCCGGGGTCTTCAATTTGAAACGTATGGAATGTGGAGGATTCGGGGCGCGATGATTGATGGCTTACGTGAAAACGATGTGCTTCCTCGTTCCATTCGTGACAAAGCGAAAAAAATCGAAGAGGCGTATATGCAGCTCGAACAGCAAAACTTGCGTGCAGCTACAGACGAAGAAGTAAGCAGACATCTCAATATTTCGGTAGCCGAATTAAATCAGACGATGCAGGATGTAGCGTTTGCTTCTGTATTCTCTCTTGATGAGCCTATTCAAGATGATGAAGACCAGAAGCACTCTCGCCAGGCGGTTATTACAGATGAGCACGCCGAAAGGCCAGAGAACGCGTTGCATAAAGATCAGCAGAAACAAATTCTCGCAGAGGCAATAGAACGTCTTCCTCCGAAAGAAAGAACCATTGTATCACTATTTTATTACGAGGAATGTTCGCTAACTGAAATCGCTGAAATCATGGGTCTATCGGCTTCACGTATTTCACAGCTTCATTCCAAAGCGATTTTTCGCATGCGGGGGTCATTGCAACGTGCAAAAGATTACTTATTAAATGAGTAA
- a CDS encoding isoprenyl transferase, protein MLDKLTRWMQRNEDDSSLHEYELDTSNIPKHVAIIMDGNGRWAKKRALPRVAGHRAGMKTVKEITKTADEIGVEVLTLYAFSTENWKRPADEVEYLMRLPQEYLASELEELIERNVQVRMVGYEKDLPDYTLKAVIDAREKTRQNTGLILNFALNYGSRAEMIAAVKQIAQEVRDGQLDTEQISEEIFSSHLTTSGLPDPDLLIRTSGELRLSNFMLWQLAYSELWFSDVYWPDFSREHFYEAIKAYQQRNRRYGALT, encoded by the coding sequence ATGCTTGATAAACTAACCAGGTGGATGCAAAGAAATGAAGATGATTCATCGCTGCATGAGTATGAACTGGACACAAGCAACATTCCGAAACATGTAGCCATCATTATGGACGGGAACGGCCGATGGGCGAAGAAGCGGGCACTGCCGCGTGTGGCAGGTCACCGGGCTGGAATGAAGACAGTGAAAGAGATTACGAAAACGGCAGATGAAATCGGCGTGGAAGTTTTGACATTGTACGCTTTTTCCACTGAGAACTGGAAGCGTCCGGCCGATGAAGTAGAGTATCTGATGCGTCTGCCACAAGAATATCTGGCAAGTGAATTGGAAGAGTTAATCGAACGTAACGTACAGGTACGTATGGTCGGATATGAAAAGGATTTACCTGATTATACGCTAAAAGCTGTTATAGATGCCCGAGAGAAAACCCGACAGAATACAGGACTCATTCTTAACTTTGCACTTAATTATGGAAGTCGTGCGGAGATGATTGCTGCAGTTAAGCAAATTGCGCAGGAAGTTAGAGACGGACAGCTCGATACGGAGCAAATCAGTGAAGAAATATTCAGTTCCCACCTAACTACAAGTGGACTTCCAGATCCTGATTTATTGATCCGTACGAGTGGTGAGCTTCGGCTAAGCAACTTCATGCTTTGGCAATTGGCTTACAGTGAGCTGTGGTTCAGTGATGTATACTGGCCGGATTTTTCCCGAGAACATTTCTATGAAGCAATTAAAGCATACCAGCAGCGAAACAGACGATATGGAGCGCTTACCTAG
- the rseP gene encoding RIP metalloprotease RseP, translating to MLKVLAIVLVFGLLVFIHELGHLLLAKRAGILCREFAIGMGPKLFSFIKGETRYTLRLLPIGGFVRMAGEDPEVVEIHRGQDVGLLLDKEGRATHIILTNIRNYPEATIVTVEETDFEHHLFIRGVEDGEEVRYPVHPQAMMVHNNQETQIAPYDRQFGSKTVGQRAAAIFAGPLANFLLAFVLLTIMGLAYGVPSDKPMIGQTIPNQAAAKAGLQQGDKVLSIEGKPMSTWKDIVQAVSTSPGKELSFIIERGGEQFSLPVTPTKEVQKQGQQEIQVGKIGVYSPTSKSFIGAAKYGAVTTYEFSKLIYEMLGKLFTGQVPVEELSGPVGIFNYTYKAAENGLVVLIQWAAALSVNLGIMNLLPLPALDGGRLVFIGLEALRGRPIDPQKEGMVHFLGFAFLMVLILVVTWNDIQRFF from the coding sequence TTGTTAAAGGTTTTAGCCATTGTTCTTGTGTTTGGATTGTTAGTCTTTATCCACGAATTGGGGCATCTTTTGCTGGCCAAGCGTGCTGGTATCTTGTGCCGTGAATTCGCCATTGGTATGGGTCCGAAGCTGTTTTCATTTATCAAAGGGGAAACGCGTTATACGCTTCGCTTGTTGCCGATCGGGGGATTCGTCCGCATGGCGGGGGAAGATCCGGAAGTTGTTGAGATTCATCGTGGACAAGATGTGGGGCTTCTTCTTGATAAAGAAGGTAGGGCAACGCATATCATTTTGACGAATATCCGTAATTATCCAGAAGCGACGATAGTTACAGTAGAAGAGACGGACTTTGAGCACCATTTGTTTATTCGCGGAGTCGAGGATGGAGAAGAGGTTCGCTATCCGGTTCATCCACAAGCGATGATGGTGCATAATAACCAGGAAACGCAAATTGCTCCGTATGATCGCCAGTTCGGTAGCAAGACGGTAGGACAACGTGCCGCCGCTATTTTTGCCGGACCGCTCGCGAACTTTTTGCTTGCGTTTGTACTGTTGACTATTATGGGATTGGCGTATGGCGTGCCGAGCGATAAGCCGATGATTGGGCAAACCATTCCGAACCAGGCAGCGGCCAAAGCTGGATTGCAGCAGGGAGATAAAGTGTTATCCATCGAAGGCAAACCGATGAGTACATGGAAAGATATTGTGCAAGCGGTCAGCACTTCACCAGGCAAAGAGCTTTCGTTTATTATCGAACGTGGCGGCGAGCAATTCTCTCTTCCGGTAACGCCGACAAAAGAAGTCCAGAAGCAGGGACAGCAAGAAATTCAAGTCGGCAAAATCGGCGTGTATTCGCCGACGTCCAAATCCTTCATCGGTGCGGCTAAATACGGTGCGGTTACCACATATGAGTTTTCAAAGCTCATTTATGAGATGCTTGGCAAGCTGTTTACAGGACAGGTTCCGGTCGAGGAACTATCTGGCCCGGTCGGTATCTTTAACTATACGTACAAAGCTGCAGAGAATGGGCTCGTTGTACTCATTCAATGGGCAGCAGCGCTGAGCGTAAACCTGGGGATTATGAATTTGCTTCCATTGCCTGCACTTGATGGCGGACGTCTTGTTTTCATCGGGCTTGAAGCATTGCGGGGACGTCCAATCGACCCGCAGAAAGAAGGGATGGTCCATTTTCTGGGTTTTGCATTCTTGATGGTGCTTATCCTTGTTGTAACGTGGAATGACATCCAACGATTCTTCTAA
- the rpsB gene encoding 30S ribosomal protein S2, giving the protein MAVISMKQLLEAGVHFGHQTRRWNPKMSRYIFTERNGIYIIDLQKTVKKVEEAYNFVREVAASGGKILFVGTKKQAQESVSEEAQRCGMHFINQRWLGGTLTNFSTIQKRVARLHQLNAMENDGTFELLPKKEVILLRKEKDRLEKFLGGISSMKELPDAIFVIDPRKERIAVAEARKLGIPIVGIVDTNCDPDEIDYVIPGNDDAIRAVKLLTAKMADAVLEANQGSGEEVAATV; this is encoded by the coding sequence ATGGCAGTGATTTCTATGAAACAATTGCTGGAAGCAGGTGTACACTTTGGTCACCAGACTCGTCGCTGGAATCCGAAGATGTCCCGCTATATCTTCACCGAACGTAACGGAATTTACATTATTGATTTGCAAAAAACCGTGAAAAAAGTAGAGGAAGCGTACAACTTTGTTCGCGAAGTAGCTGCTTCCGGCGGTAAAATCCTGTTTGTAGGAACGAAAAAACAGGCGCAAGAGTCTGTGTCCGAAGAGGCACAACGCTGCGGTATGCACTTCATCAATCAACGCTGGTTGGGTGGTACGTTGACGAACTTCTCAACCATTCAAAAACGTGTAGCTCGTCTTCATCAATTGAATGCAATGGAGAATGATGGTACATTCGAACTTCTTCCGAAAAAAGAAGTTATCTTGCTTCGCAAAGAAAAGGATCGCCTGGAGAAATTCCTTGGCGGTATTAGCAGCATGAAAGAACTTCCGGACGCGATTTTCGTTATCGATCCTCGCAAAGAGCGTATCGCTGTTGCGGAAGCTCGTAAGCTTGGTATTCCGATCGTAGGTATCGTTGATACAAACTGCGATCCGGATGAAATCGATTATGTTATTCCAGGTAACGATGATGCCATCCGTGCTGTTAAATTGTTGACAGCAAAAATGGCGGATGCGGTTCTCGAAGCAAACCAAGGTTCTGGTGAAGAGGTCGCAGCTACCGTATAA